In Scatophagus argus isolate fScaArg1 chromosome 7, fScaArg1.pri, whole genome shotgun sequence, a genomic segment contains:
- the arntl2 gene encoding aryl hydrocarbon receptor nuclear translocator-like protein 2 isoform X2, with translation MSARNAAAGGGDRAGDEPADVLVEENQCSSMSLTSLMTPSSAAGMSLNIEMPRKRKGSTDNQERKAVLTPDADMEDDQNGSDGEDQHVKIKCFREPHSQIEKRRRDKMNNLIDKLSAMIPTCNPMSRKLDKLTVLRMAVQHLKSLKGSGSSFSEANYKPSFLPDEELKHLVLKAADGFLFVVGCDRGKIVFVSESVTKILNYSRVELIGQSLFDYIHPKDMGKVKEQLSASELYPRERLIDAKTGLQVQADLPVGAARLCSGARRSFFCRMKYNKISVKVEEKEFQASTSKKKESQKYCTVHCTGYMRSWPTSQMGAEGEGEADKQDSSHFSCLVAVGRVHSHSSPQVNGEVQVKPTEFITRYAMDGKFTFVDQRATTILGYLPQELLGTSCYEYFHQDDLPQLADRHRKVLRSKEKIETNCYKFKTKHGSFVTLQSQWFSFVNPWTKEVEYIVSTNTVISHDHSRTSRSNRSEQSSNSKTSEEDGKKSLPVIPGISTSPGSMIYAGSIGTQIANELLDFNRLNSSPSSGSVSPFSLPQDKCQQTHNQISNNVPNGEATDMEMPGKSSSEGEPPGAAFSGGEALMAENPQLDLDSVVGPGLSSLSNDEAAMAVIMSLLETDTNLGEAVDFEEMHWSL, from the exons ATGTGCTGGTTGAGGAAAACCAGTGCAGTTCTATGTCTTTGACCAGTCTGATGACCCCGTCCTCAGCTGCTGGCATGTCTTTGAACATAGAGATGCCCCGTAAGCGCAAGGGCAGCACGGACAACCA ggaaagaaaagctgttttgACCCCTGACGCAGATATGGAAGATGACCAAAATGG GTCAGATGGAGAGGACCAACATGTCAAAATTAAATGCTTCAG GGAACCACATAGCCAAATTGAGAAGAGGAGACGTGATAAAATGAACAACCTCATTGACAAACTATCAGCCATGATCCCTACCTGTAACCCCATGTCCCGGAAGCTGGACAAGCTCACTGTGCTCAGAATGGCTGTGCAGCACCTCAAATCTCTCAAAG GTTCAGGAAGTTCTTTTTCTGAAGCCAACTACAAACCGTCATTCCTTCCTGATGAGGAGCTCAAACACCTTGTCCTCAAG GCTGCAGATGGGTTCCTGTTTGTAGTGGGCTGCGATCGTGGGAAAATAGTTTTTGTCTCAGAGTCTGTGACGAAGATATTAAATTATAGTCGG GTGGAGCTGATTGGTCAGAGCCTGTTTGATTATATACACCCAAAGGACATGGGAAAAGTGAAGGAGCAGCTGTCGGCTTCTGAATTGTACCCTCGTGAACGGCTAATAGATGCTAAAA CTGGTCTGCAGGTCCAGGCCGACCTGCCAGTCGGTGCAGCGCGGCTCTGTTCAGGTGCACGGCGCTCATTCTTCTGCCGcatgaaatacaataaaatttCTGTAAAAGTGGAAGAGAAAGAATTCCAAGCCAGCACCTCCAAAAAGAAAG AGTCGCAGAAGTACTGCACAGTCCACTGCACAGGCTACATGCGCAGCTGGCCTACCAGTCAGATGGGAGCAGAGGGGGAGGGTGAGGCAGACAAGCAGGATAGTTCCCACTTTAGCTGCCTGGTGGCGGTGGGACGCGTCCACTCCCACTCATCTCCTCAGGTTAATGGAGAAGTGCAAGTTAAGCCCACAGAGTTCATCACACGCTATGCCATGGATGGCAAATTCACCTTTGTTGATCAAAG AGCTACAACCATTCTTGGTTATCTGCCCCAAGAACTGCTTGGGACATCATGCTATGAGTATTTCCATCAAGATGATTTACCACAGTTAGCTGACAGACATCGAAAAG TGCTGCGGAGTAAAGAGAAAATAGAGACAAACTGCtataaattcaaaacaaaacatggctCGTTTGTCACTCTGCAAAGTCAGTGGTTTAGTTTTGTAAATCCCTGGACCAAAGAAGTAGAATACATAGTGTCAACTAACACAGTTATATC gcacgATCACAGTCGAACCAGCCGGTCAAACAGATCTGAACAGTCGAGCAATTCCAAGACGTCTGAAG AAGATGGCAAGAAGTCCCTTCCAGTTATACCAGGTATCTCCACCTCACCTGGTTCTATGATATATGCTGGAAGCATAGGGACCCAGATTGCCAATGAGCTGCTGGACTTCAACAG GCTGAACTCCTCACCTTCCAGCGGTAGTGTCAGCCCATTCAGTCTACCACAGGATAAATGTCAACAAACCCATAATCAAATCAGCAACAAT GTGCCAAATGGAGAGGCAACAGACATGGAGATGCCAGGAAAGTCCAGCTCAGAGGGTGAGCCACCGGGAGCCGCATTCTCAGGAGGAGAAGCACTCATGG CTGAGAATCCCCAGCTGGATTTGGACAGCGTGGTTGGACCAGGCCTTAGTAGTCTTAGCAATGATGAAGCAGCCATGGCAGTGATCATGAGCCTCCTGGAGACGGACACAAACCTGGGTGAAGCTGTGGACTTTGAAGAGATGCACTGGTCTTTATAG
- the si:ch211-245j22.3 gene encoding guanylyl cyclase inhibitory protein, whose translation MGQAATLPSRRGESYVTELYEWFRKFINECPSGLITLHEFQRHFCNGTGGSESAEYAEQIFRTLDSNGDGVVDFREYVMAISMLIEGSAVEKLRWSFKLYDKDRDGTITREEMLEIMQAVYKMSVAAALTKPNPLTAEECTNRIFLRLDKDNNAIISLEEFINGALDDDWIREMLECDPSTVRVERPLRRDTVLGTHG comes from the exons ATGGGCCAAGCTGCTACCTTGCCTTCTAGAAGAGGGGAGTCTTATGTTACGGAGCTGTACGAATGGTTCAG AAAGTTTATTAATGAATGTCCAAGTGGGCTGATCACTCTTCATGAGTTTCAAAGGCATTTCTGTAATGGAACAGGAGGCAGTGAATCGGCTGAGTATGCAGAACAGATATTCCGCACACTGGACAGTAACGGG GACGGGGTGGTCGACTTCAGGGAATACGTCATGGCCATCAGCATGCTTATTGAAGGCTCAGCTGTGGAGAAGCTGCGGTGGTCTTTCAAGCTTTATgataaagacagagatggaacCATTACCAGGGAGGAAATGTTGGAGATCATGCAG GCTGTTTATAAGATGAGCGTAGCAGCTGCTTTAACCAAACCCAACCCACTTACAGCTGAAGAATGTACCAACAGGATATTTCTGCGATTAGATAAAGACAATAATG CCATCATCAGTCTGGAGGAGTTCATAAACGGAGCGCTGGATGATGATTGGATCAGAGAGATGCTGGAATGTGACCCCAGCACCGTGAGGGTGGAGAGGCCCCTGAGGAGGGACACCGTTTTGGGGACCCACGGTTGA
- the arntl2 gene encoding aryl hydrocarbon receptor nuclear translocator-like protein 2 isoform X1, translating to MSARNAAAGGGDRAGDEPAEDVLVEENQCSSMSLTSLMTPSSAAGMSLNIEMPRKRKGSTDNQERKAVLTPDADMEDDQNGSDGEDQHVKIKCFREPHSQIEKRRRDKMNNLIDKLSAMIPTCNPMSRKLDKLTVLRMAVQHLKSLKGSGSSFSEANYKPSFLPDEELKHLVLKAADGFLFVVGCDRGKIVFVSESVTKILNYSRVELIGQSLFDYIHPKDMGKVKEQLSASELYPRERLIDAKTGLQVQADLPVGAARLCSGARRSFFCRMKYNKISVKVEEKEFQASTSKKKESQKYCTVHCTGYMRSWPTSQMGAEGEGEADKQDSSHFSCLVAVGRVHSHSSPQVNGEVQVKPTEFITRYAMDGKFTFVDQRATTILGYLPQELLGTSCYEYFHQDDLPQLADRHRKVLRSKEKIETNCYKFKTKHGSFVTLQSQWFSFVNPWTKEVEYIVSTNTVISHDHSRTSRSNRSEQSSNSKTSEEDGKKSLPVIPGISTSPGSMIYAGSIGTQIANELLDFNRLNSSPSSGSVSPFSLPQDKCQQTHNQISNNVPNGEATDMEMPGKSSSEGEPPGAAFSGGEALMAENPQLDLDSVVGPGLSSLSNDEAAMAVIMSLLETDTNLGEAVDFEEMHWSL from the exons AAGATGTGCTGGTTGAGGAAAACCAGTGCAGTTCTATGTCTTTGACCAGTCTGATGACCCCGTCCTCAGCTGCTGGCATGTCTTTGAACATAGAGATGCCCCGTAAGCGCAAGGGCAGCACGGACAACCA ggaaagaaaagctgttttgACCCCTGACGCAGATATGGAAGATGACCAAAATGG GTCAGATGGAGAGGACCAACATGTCAAAATTAAATGCTTCAG GGAACCACATAGCCAAATTGAGAAGAGGAGACGTGATAAAATGAACAACCTCATTGACAAACTATCAGCCATGATCCCTACCTGTAACCCCATGTCCCGGAAGCTGGACAAGCTCACTGTGCTCAGAATGGCTGTGCAGCACCTCAAATCTCTCAAAG GTTCAGGAAGTTCTTTTTCTGAAGCCAACTACAAACCGTCATTCCTTCCTGATGAGGAGCTCAAACACCTTGTCCTCAAG GCTGCAGATGGGTTCCTGTTTGTAGTGGGCTGCGATCGTGGGAAAATAGTTTTTGTCTCAGAGTCTGTGACGAAGATATTAAATTATAGTCGG GTGGAGCTGATTGGTCAGAGCCTGTTTGATTATATACACCCAAAGGACATGGGAAAAGTGAAGGAGCAGCTGTCGGCTTCTGAATTGTACCCTCGTGAACGGCTAATAGATGCTAAAA CTGGTCTGCAGGTCCAGGCCGACCTGCCAGTCGGTGCAGCGCGGCTCTGTTCAGGTGCACGGCGCTCATTCTTCTGCCGcatgaaatacaataaaatttCTGTAAAAGTGGAAGAGAAAGAATTCCAAGCCAGCACCTCCAAAAAGAAAG AGTCGCAGAAGTACTGCACAGTCCACTGCACAGGCTACATGCGCAGCTGGCCTACCAGTCAGATGGGAGCAGAGGGGGAGGGTGAGGCAGACAAGCAGGATAGTTCCCACTTTAGCTGCCTGGTGGCGGTGGGACGCGTCCACTCCCACTCATCTCCTCAGGTTAATGGAGAAGTGCAAGTTAAGCCCACAGAGTTCATCACACGCTATGCCATGGATGGCAAATTCACCTTTGTTGATCAAAG AGCTACAACCATTCTTGGTTATCTGCCCCAAGAACTGCTTGGGACATCATGCTATGAGTATTTCCATCAAGATGATTTACCACAGTTAGCTGACAGACATCGAAAAG TGCTGCGGAGTAAAGAGAAAATAGAGACAAACTGCtataaattcaaaacaaaacatggctCGTTTGTCACTCTGCAAAGTCAGTGGTTTAGTTTTGTAAATCCCTGGACCAAAGAAGTAGAATACATAGTGTCAACTAACACAGTTATATC gcacgATCACAGTCGAACCAGCCGGTCAAACAGATCTGAACAGTCGAGCAATTCCAAGACGTCTGAAG AAGATGGCAAGAAGTCCCTTCCAGTTATACCAGGTATCTCCACCTCACCTGGTTCTATGATATATGCTGGAAGCATAGGGACCCAGATTGCCAATGAGCTGCTGGACTTCAACAG GCTGAACTCCTCACCTTCCAGCGGTAGTGTCAGCCCATTCAGTCTACCACAGGATAAATGTCAACAAACCCATAATCAAATCAGCAACAAT GTGCCAAATGGAGAGGCAACAGACATGGAGATGCCAGGAAAGTCCAGCTCAGAGGGTGAGCCACCGGGAGCCGCATTCTCAGGAGGAGAAGCACTCATGG CTGAGAATCCCCAGCTGGATTTGGACAGCGTGGTTGGACCAGGCCTTAGTAGTCTTAGCAATGATGAAGCAGCCATGGCAGTGATCATGAGCCTCCTGGAGACGGACACAAACCTGGGTGAAGCTGTGGACTTTGAAGAGATGCACTGGTCTTTATAG
- the arntl2 gene encoding aryl hydrocarbon receptor nuclear translocator-like protein 2 isoform X4: MSLTSLMTPSSAAGMSLNIEMPRKRKGSTDNQERKAVLTPDADMEDDQNGSDGEDQHVKIKCFREPHSQIEKRRRDKMNNLIDKLSAMIPTCNPMSRKLDKLTVLRMAVQHLKSLKGSGSSFSEANYKPSFLPDEELKHLVLKAADGFLFVVGCDRGKIVFVSESVTKILNYSRVELIGQSLFDYIHPKDMGKVKEQLSASELYPRERLIDAKTGLQVQADLPVGAARLCSGARRSFFCRMKYNKISVKVEEKEFQASTSKKKESQKYCTVHCTGYMRSWPTSQMGAEGEGEADKQDSSHFSCLVAVGRVHSHSSPQVNGEVQVKPTEFITRYAMDGKFTFVDQRATTILGYLPQELLGTSCYEYFHQDDLPQLADRHRKVLRSKEKIETNCYKFKTKHGSFVTLQSQWFSFVNPWTKEVEYIVSTNTVISHDHSRTSRSNRSEQSSNSKTSEEDGKKSLPVIPGISTSPGSMIYAGSIGTQIANELLDFNRLNSSPSSGSVSPFSLPQDKCQQTHNQISNNVPNGEATDMEMPGKSSSEGEPPGAAFSGGEALMAENPQLDLDSVVGPGLSSLSNDEAAMAVIMSLLETDTNLGEAVDFEEMHWSL, translated from the exons ATGTCTTTGACCAGTCTGATGACCCCGTCCTCAGCTGCTGGCATGTCTTTGAACATAGAGATGCCCCGTAAGCGCAAGGGCAGCACGGACAACCA ggaaagaaaagctgttttgACCCCTGACGCAGATATGGAAGATGACCAAAATGG GTCAGATGGAGAGGACCAACATGTCAAAATTAAATGCTTCAG GGAACCACATAGCCAAATTGAGAAGAGGAGACGTGATAAAATGAACAACCTCATTGACAAACTATCAGCCATGATCCCTACCTGTAACCCCATGTCCCGGAAGCTGGACAAGCTCACTGTGCTCAGAATGGCTGTGCAGCACCTCAAATCTCTCAAAG GTTCAGGAAGTTCTTTTTCTGAAGCCAACTACAAACCGTCATTCCTTCCTGATGAGGAGCTCAAACACCTTGTCCTCAAG GCTGCAGATGGGTTCCTGTTTGTAGTGGGCTGCGATCGTGGGAAAATAGTTTTTGTCTCAGAGTCTGTGACGAAGATATTAAATTATAGTCGG GTGGAGCTGATTGGTCAGAGCCTGTTTGATTATATACACCCAAAGGACATGGGAAAAGTGAAGGAGCAGCTGTCGGCTTCTGAATTGTACCCTCGTGAACGGCTAATAGATGCTAAAA CTGGTCTGCAGGTCCAGGCCGACCTGCCAGTCGGTGCAGCGCGGCTCTGTTCAGGTGCACGGCGCTCATTCTTCTGCCGcatgaaatacaataaaatttCTGTAAAAGTGGAAGAGAAAGAATTCCAAGCCAGCACCTCCAAAAAGAAAG AGTCGCAGAAGTACTGCACAGTCCACTGCACAGGCTACATGCGCAGCTGGCCTACCAGTCAGATGGGAGCAGAGGGGGAGGGTGAGGCAGACAAGCAGGATAGTTCCCACTTTAGCTGCCTGGTGGCGGTGGGACGCGTCCACTCCCACTCATCTCCTCAGGTTAATGGAGAAGTGCAAGTTAAGCCCACAGAGTTCATCACACGCTATGCCATGGATGGCAAATTCACCTTTGTTGATCAAAG AGCTACAACCATTCTTGGTTATCTGCCCCAAGAACTGCTTGGGACATCATGCTATGAGTATTTCCATCAAGATGATTTACCACAGTTAGCTGACAGACATCGAAAAG TGCTGCGGAGTAAAGAGAAAATAGAGACAAACTGCtataaattcaaaacaaaacatggctCGTTTGTCACTCTGCAAAGTCAGTGGTTTAGTTTTGTAAATCCCTGGACCAAAGAAGTAGAATACATAGTGTCAACTAACACAGTTATATC gcacgATCACAGTCGAACCAGCCGGTCAAACAGATCTGAACAGTCGAGCAATTCCAAGACGTCTGAAG AAGATGGCAAGAAGTCCCTTCCAGTTATACCAGGTATCTCCACCTCACCTGGTTCTATGATATATGCTGGAAGCATAGGGACCCAGATTGCCAATGAGCTGCTGGACTTCAACAG GCTGAACTCCTCACCTTCCAGCGGTAGTGTCAGCCCATTCAGTCTACCACAGGATAAATGTCAACAAACCCATAATCAAATCAGCAACAAT GTGCCAAATGGAGAGGCAACAGACATGGAGATGCCAGGAAAGTCCAGCTCAGAGGGTGAGCCACCGGGAGCCGCATTCTCAGGAGGAGAAGCACTCATGG CTGAGAATCCCCAGCTGGATTTGGACAGCGTGGTTGGACCAGGCCTTAGTAGTCTTAGCAATGATGAAGCAGCCATGGCAGTGATCATGAGCCTCCTGGAGACGGACACAAACCTGGGTGAAGCTGTGGACTTTGAAGAGATGCACTGGTCTTTATAG
- the arntl2 gene encoding aryl hydrocarbon receptor nuclear translocator-like protein 2 isoform X3, which yields MSARNAAAGGGDRAGDEPAEDVLVEENQCSSMSLTSLMTPSSAAGMSLNIEMPRKRKGSTDNQERKAVLTPDADMEDDQNGSDGEDQHVKIKCFREPHSQIEKRRRDKMNNLIDKLSAMIPTCNPMSRKLDKLTVLRMAVQHLKSLKGSGSSFSEANYKPSFLPDEELKHLVLKAADGFLFVVGCDRGKIVFVSESVTKILNYSRVELIGQSLFDYIHPKDMGKVKEQLSASELYPRERLIDAKTGLQVQADLPVGAARLCSGARRSFFCRMKYNKISVKVEEKEFQASTSKKKESQKYCTVHCTGYMRSWPTSQMGAEGEGEADKQDSSHFSCLVAVGRVHSHSSPQVNGEVQVKPTEFITRYAMDGKFTFVDQRATTILGYLPQELLGTSCYEYFHQDDLPQLADRHRKVLRSKEKIETNCYKFKTKHGSFVTLQSQWFSFVNPWTKEVEYIVSTNTVISHDHSRTSRSNRSEQSSNSKTSEDGKKSLPVIPGISTSPGSMIYAGSIGTQIANELLDFNRLNSSPSSGSVSPFSLPQDKCQQTHNQISNNVPNGEATDMEMPGKSSSEGEPPGAAFSGGEALMAENPQLDLDSVVGPGLSSLSNDEAAMAVIMSLLETDTNLGEAVDFEEMHWSL from the exons AAGATGTGCTGGTTGAGGAAAACCAGTGCAGTTCTATGTCTTTGACCAGTCTGATGACCCCGTCCTCAGCTGCTGGCATGTCTTTGAACATAGAGATGCCCCGTAAGCGCAAGGGCAGCACGGACAACCA ggaaagaaaagctgttttgACCCCTGACGCAGATATGGAAGATGACCAAAATGG GTCAGATGGAGAGGACCAACATGTCAAAATTAAATGCTTCAG GGAACCACATAGCCAAATTGAGAAGAGGAGACGTGATAAAATGAACAACCTCATTGACAAACTATCAGCCATGATCCCTACCTGTAACCCCATGTCCCGGAAGCTGGACAAGCTCACTGTGCTCAGAATGGCTGTGCAGCACCTCAAATCTCTCAAAG GTTCAGGAAGTTCTTTTTCTGAAGCCAACTACAAACCGTCATTCCTTCCTGATGAGGAGCTCAAACACCTTGTCCTCAAG GCTGCAGATGGGTTCCTGTTTGTAGTGGGCTGCGATCGTGGGAAAATAGTTTTTGTCTCAGAGTCTGTGACGAAGATATTAAATTATAGTCGG GTGGAGCTGATTGGTCAGAGCCTGTTTGATTATATACACCCAAAGGACATGGGAAAAGTGAAGGAGCAGCTGTCGGCTTCTGAATTGTACCCTCGTGAACGGCTAATAGATGCTAAAA CTGGTCTGCAGGTCCAGGCCGACCTGCCAGTCGGTGCAGCGCGGCTCTGTTCAGGTGCACGGCGCTCATTCTTCTGCCGcatgaaatacaataaaatttCTGTAAAAGTGGAAGAGAAAGAATTCCAAGCCAGCACCTCCAAAAAGAAAG AGTCGCAGAAGTACTGCACAGTCCACTGCACAGGCTACATGCGCAGCTGGCCTACCAGTCAGATGGGAGCAGAGGGGGAGGGTGAGGCAGACAAGCAGGATAGTTCCCACTTTAGCTGCCTGGTGGCGGTGGGACGCGTCCACTCCCACTCATCTCCTCAGGTTAATGGAGAAGTGCAAGTTAAGCCCACAGAGTTCATCACACGCTATGCCATGGATGGCAAATTCACCTTTGTTGATCAAAG AGCTACAACCATTCTTGGTTATCTGCCCCAAGAACTGCTTGGGACATCATGCTATGAGTATTTCCATCAAGATGATTTACCACAGTTAGCTGACAGACATCGAAAAG TGCTGCGGAGTAAAGAGAAAATAGAGACAAACTGCtataaattcaaaacaaaacatggctCGTTTGTCACTCTGCAAAGTCAGTGGTTTAGTTTTGTAAATCCCTGGACCAAAGAAGTAGAATACATAGTGTCAACTAACACAGTTATATC gcacgATCACAGTCGAACCAGCCGGTCAAACAGATCTGAACAGTCGAGCAATTCCAAGACGTCTGAAG ATGGCAAGAAGTCCCTTCCAGTTATACCAGGTATCTCCACCTCACCTGGTTCTATGATATATGCTGGAAGCATAGGGACCCAGATTGCCAATGAGCTGCTGGACTTCAACAG GCTGAACTCCTCACCTTCCAGCGGTAGTGTCAGCCCATTCAGTCTACCACAGGATAAATGTCAACAAACCCATAATCAAATCAGCAACAAT GTGCCAAATGGAGAGGCAACAGACATGGAGATGCCAGGAAAGTCCAGCTCAGAGGGTGAGCCACCGGGAGCCGCATTCTCAGGAGGAGAAGCACTCATGG CTGAGAATCCCCAGCTGGATTTGGACAGCGTGGTTGGACCAGGCCTTAGTAGTCTTAGCAATGATGAAGCAGCCATGGCAGTGATCATGAGCCTCCTGGAGACGGACACAAACCTGGGTGAAGCTGTGGACTTTGAAGAGATGCACTGGTCTTTATAG